CCTCGTCATTTTGCAAAAGCGATTAAAAGCGATGTTTTAACTCTGAGCTAGCGGGTAAGTGATTCCTACCTTGTTGCTAAAGTGTTGGAGAAATCTTCAACAGGGGCCACATAAGCAGCAGGGAACCAGCCCTGACTGGAGGAGATGAGACAGATAcagatgaggaaaaaacaaacttcatcAACTCTCTTGTCCCTTTACCAGGAGTATGTGCAGTCAAACAGTCTATCAGAAAATACATACACATAGTTTTTTAGATGTGAAATCAATGTACAAGTTTAGAGTGTCTGTAAACATAAAAGTCAGCTTTCACACTATTTTTCTGCTCTACTTTATCAAACTCTTGTTATACAGAGCTCTTTGTTCTCTTGTCAAATGGAAACCTACACAGAGCACCATTTAGATTTCATCTTATAATTTATTGATGTTCAAAGTGAATAGCTTTACCATTTTatcacacaaaatgacaattgCTCCTCTGTGTTGCTTTGTTGAGTTGCCGATCAATAACCATGACTCAACTCTTCTACAGTAAGTTGCTGAGATTTCTCTTTTCAAAACTCTCGGCCTATTCTTCATGCTCCAAGGCTATCAACCTACTTCCTATACTTGTGACTAATGAGCACTGTGAGACATTTTGCTCTGATGATAAAGGAACAAATGACAGTATTGttatcattttcattcacttctCTTTTGTATCCTGAATAATTGGCTTGCGATCTCATCTCTCTCGTGACAATGTAATTTCAGTTTATATGATACAAGGAGGAGTGGGAAGGATAAGTAGCAACGACGGTGCTCGAGCAGTTGCAATTTCTTCTGGTTGATAAAACTCACAGACTCTCATGTAAACTATTCTATGGCTCCTTCACCTGCATGCATACATCTTCTATCTCAGCTACCCACCGCAGGCTGCTGTCAGTGCGCCCATACAGCCAGCCGTTGCGTGGCTCTTGGACGAGTACGGTGACAGTCTCTCCCCTGTTGAAAGGCAGAAGCTTTGGGTTGGATGAGGAGGGATGAGATACCAGGGCTCTCATGGCTTTCCCTCCACCAAGACCCAGAGATTCCCCAACTGAGCTAGAGCGAGAGCGGCTGGGCAGGGGGGACGGCGCTGTAGAGCGAGTAGAGGATGAACAGAGAGCGTAACAGAGAGAGTTAGacataaaacaggaaaaacttTCCTGGCTCATGCTTGACACACCACTATTTTGCATGAATTAATGCATAGGCAAAAATAAAAGGATAACTAATTAACTCAAACTTTAATGTACAAACTCTATTGTGTTAATTTACACACTGCTAATGtacaaaacattattttttggtTGTGTAATTAATCTAATGCTGGAGAGATAAATACTGCTGCTGCGTGACTTCAAACATTGTCTCATATTTATTAACGATGGCGTCCATGAAGTAcagtcctccctcccacctCTAGAGGGCACTCTGCCCAGCGCCTGCTGCTCCCTCCTGGCCCAGGACATGTCTTCATCTCTGGCTACTGTTTGCAGCAGGGAGCTCACTGAACCTCTCAACTGGTAAGACACAACATACACAGGGAAATAAACTGCATTTCTATTTTAATTACAGATTTAGCACACTTTTTTACTGCAGTGGATAGAACATAAAGAAGCTGGAttgagggtgttttcacactcggtccttttcagccctctaaacaaACAGAGCGGTGACTCACCATTTTTTAAGTATTTGTGAGCACACCAAGAGAACTCATTCCCCTCTGAAGCGCTTCAAGTCCACATTGCGGTTTGCTTGACCTGTGCATTGTGAACACAAAGTGTTCCAGGtttgctttgctctttgccattgtgTTTAGcgctctagatcacatgctattGCACTGGGACGCTTGAAAAAACAGACGCAATCACATTGGCCTGTAATGCTTGCAAAGGAACAGGACGAGAAGTAGATTGGTCCCCAGTGATACCGCACGTCTCAAGATGTGGGATGTAGTctaacagtctacagcacagaaacactaaggttttcctccaattataagttcatctgaaagtgaGGGGTCTTATAACCGCACTGCAGTGCcacatcaaagtaaaaaaaaaaaggtgcactTTAAGGggactgagtttggtttgtttagaAAGGACtttatgtgaaaacacccttagtTGGAGCATCTGTGCAGGGCCACACTGAGGCATTTTTATAAGTCACAGAGTAAATAATGGTGACCCTTTCCCATAAATTCAACACGTCATGCAGATGATTTAGAGTCAAACCTGAACATTATTATCTCAGTAAAGAAAGAAAGGCTGAGCCATCGTACTGGATGGCATTGGGATTTTACAGGTGCATTTTATCAAGTGGCCAATGAATGTACAATAAAAAATTTTCAATGCAGTGAAAAGTTAAGGACTCTGAACCACTGAAGGCAAGTGCCAGAGCAGATAAAATAAAGTGCCATTCTCTCTTCAGTTGATCATAACAAAGGCCCTGGCCCTTATTTGATCATTAATGGTAGTTTCCACAGAGCACAGGGTGTGAAGGTTTACATAAACCATGTTACTAAGGCTATACACAGACACTGGTGCAGCATCCCGAGTCAGTACAGCTTCTTTTCACCCTGTCTGGTGCTTGGAATGCCAATTAACTGAGTATAATGTTCACGTTGGATCAAAATAATTGACTAAACCACATAACACCTTGGTACCTGCGCATCTTGATCCAAATGGGTGGGAGTTCGAGGTCTGGACCCTCTGGTCTCGTTCACCTTCTCCTTCCATCCATCTGCCTTCTGCTGGAGAGAAGCACCGGTCTGAAAACAGATGAAAGGTGAGCACCTCATTAAATCTCAGGCAGCAACAAAATGAACAGAAACGCTTCTGTAAATGAGCCAACGGACACTGATACGTGCATTTCATATAATCAAGCAATTAACATGCTACCACGTGGGTGGAATAAAAATGCCGTGCAGCCCAgtgtctcctgtgtgtgtacACCTTGTTTATAAGGAAGAGCAGTGACTGAGTGAGGCCACAGTGTTTCTCAGCCAAGAAGCGatacctcctctcctcctccttctggaTCTCCTGCTGGCTCTGCCTCAGGTACAGCATGTACTCACTATTctcctaaaaacacacacagagaagcacacacacacacacacacacattagaaaTGACATAATTGTGAAGAAGTATTGCTGGACTGTGTGGATGTTGATGTACCCATCAGGGATGAAAAAGGTGGAGGTGTTAGCTCGGAAAAATTTATGATTTATGTGGTATTTATTCTTTGCAACTGCTGTTTGGTCAGTTATAAGACAGGCCTTAgatatgtcatttatttatgtatttcagAACCACGGCAACTAATAGAAAAACTAAAAGTTAATTTCAATTCAGCAGTTATTTTTCAGGGATAATGGCATTTGCCCCCTTCTCAAGCGACATAATTAGGCAACTGTAACAAGTGTTCAGTTTAAATACATCACAAGTAACATAGGTTCATTTTATCTTAATGTACACCGTTGTCTCGTGGATTAATCTCATGTTTCATAACAATTCTAAAAGCAAACTGTTTAATTATATCAAGATTAAGACATGTATTAGCCTTACTAATATTATCTTAGCATAAAGAAAATGCAAACCATCAGGGGATGGTGTTAATGTTTAGTTAGTTGGCACTTTGGCTGAGCTTAACTTATGTTGTCATCGCCTGCATAATGGTAATGTTAGCAAAGTTAAACAGAGTAGTCTCAGAGTGCTAATGTCTTCGTTAGACAAGTTGAATTTGGAAAAACAACTAGCTAATTTTAGGCTCCATTAAACAATGTTAAAACCTAACGTTACATAAAAATTGTGATGGCTAGCTTTTGCCTAATCAGATAATTAACAATCCCAAGCTGGACATGTCGTCATTTAAGCCAATTAAGGTCATCGTAATACTACTGTAAGAgattttggatggatggatggatggataggtaGATAAGTAAacagaaggaggagaggggggatgaTGGGTTCAGCAGCCTGTCGACTGCTCTCggcaaaaaaaatttttttggcCTCTTGGTTCGTCTGTGTATGATTCTGAGCCTGCCTGAGGGGAGAGTGAAAAACAGGAGGTACTCAAAATGTGAGGGGCCTGCCCTGTTGTTAGATGCCTGTTTGTAGAAACAGCTCAGGTGACTGTCAGTTTTGGAAGTGGGGAGTCGGCGATCCATTGAGCCGTTTTAATTATCCGCTGCAAGTTCTTCCTGTCTGCAGTGGCACACCTAGAGTACCAGACTGTACAGCAGTGCGTCAGGATACTATCAATGGTGAAGCAGCAGAAGCTGATCAACAGTGTTTGAGGGAGTCTGTTGCGCCTCAGAGTCCACATGAAAAAACAGGCACCGCTGGGCCTTCAGGCACCGCTGGGCCTTCAGGCACCGCTGGGCCTTCTTTTAGTGTTAGTATAGGTGTAAAACTGCTAACAGTTGGAGAGCACCAGACTGCTGTGTCTGTGCGCACCACCATCTTAGAtcatgtttatgtatgtgtgtgtatgtttgtgtaagTACCAGAGAGTCCCTGTAGGCTCCTCGTCTGAGCTGTTTCTCCAAAGCCTCTGCCTGGTTCCTCACCTCCAGCTCATACACTCTGCGACTACCCTGAAGTACAGGAAACAGTTTGATTTGAGAAGCTCTGATGTGATAATGAAAAGTTTTCCTGAGACTAACTACCTCTCAGCTGATTGTGGTCTTGACTGACTTAACCTCACAGATGAATTCAGACTCAGATGGGTACTGAAAGTTCTCAGAAAGAGGTTTATGCAATTAGAAATGCAATAAATGTGGCTAAAGTGACCAGATGCATGTAAGATGTTCTTACAAAGCAGTAAAAAACTGTCTGCAACTCATTACCAAAAAGTAAAGTTATTGGTCAACTACAGTGTTCACTTGTCTTATTGGAGGATATGCAAATATTAATTACATATCAAGACTACCAAAAATGTAGGTACATTTCAGATCATTAGGAGAACTGCAACAAATGCGAACTCCTAAGTAAACTATACACACATGTAGCTTACATTTGTTGAGCCATAAAATAGGAATAAACTACAGTCCTAAAATTGATTTAGTCCACTAAGCATTTATTTGCAAAAACCGTACTAACGAATATCTTGCTCAGAATTTTCTCTTTCTATTTAGTCAACAACTTAACAAGCATTTATAAATTTCGACAATGAACCCACAAATGATTGCAATGCAGACCTCCCACTGAATATAATAAGAGAATAGCTGACACATTGTTTCCATAAACTACACTCCTAGTCCAGTAAGTTCCCCAAAATTCTCCTCAACACAACCCAGCCCTCAGAGGAGTAGATATACAAACACGTTCCCCCTCAGTGAACTCACCTCAATGTACTCCTCATCCAACTTAACATTCTTCTCCATTGCTTGCAACACCTCTACCTGGAACCATCGAAACTGCAACAGAAAGAACAACAATGTTGCAGTGATGCAGCCAAGTCATTATGGAAACTTCCCCCTTGTTCAAACAGTAGATTGTTTTGTGTGACTAAATCTATATGCAAATGTCATCCATCCTCAGGCCAACTTTTTAATCAGAGGCCATGTTTTGCTTATTCACATCACTGAAAGCCACGGCAATCAAGCGTAAGGGTTCGAGTGGCGCTATGAATTTTAAACAAGCAGTGAAATGCAAGCAGGAACTCGTTTCCTGAGAGCTTTCTGTAGAGCTCAACTGTGGTCCACCAGTTTGTAACAAGTCAGCACTCTGCACAAACTTTCTTCATTAACAAAGGACATTACTCACTTATCATAAAATCAAATGGATTTAATAAAATCACCACCTTTTTAAGGAAGATGCCATTTCACTAACTGTGGTTATTATTTATTCACATATGACCTGATCACTACCATTACTACGGAATAGTTCGAGATATTTGCACTTTCAGTAAAAACTTTTCAAGACACTTAAAAGATTTAGCCAGCTTTTCTGAGACTGCTGGGATCCAGTGTTTTGGTTTGAATAACATGAGTATTGACTGAATGCTTGCACTGACCACTCCTTCCATTTCTGCGGTGAgtcttctctgtgtttctgatATTTGGATCAGAACATCCCCtgttttaaacaaacagaaagagaaatcaGAGACTTGACTGACCATCACCATATCATACTGTTATATTGTTCGTTATATCATAATGTATTTCATATGTTTTATATACTTGCAACAAAATCTTCTTTGGGTGCAAGTACCAGGGTTCCCATACATTTTAACCagtgaattttcaaaacttttccataatatttCACCCCACTTCCACGACTTTATTTAGCTGTTGGGACTATATAGTAATACAGCCATACATAATTAAACACGCACTTCCATGCATTTGCAAAGTAGCAAACTTCTAGAGCTTGCTAACTTTACTCGCTCGTTAGACGACTAGCTGTATATGCTAATAGACCAGAGCATAGTACTTTACTTACTACAAAATGTCAAGGTTGCACCTGTTTTTGAGGGATAGAAAATGAAAGATCCTGCAGATGTCAATGCAGTTTGACACATGTTCAGATTATAATTTTGACAAGgctgtgtgcatttattttgtatttaacaaAACTTTGTATATTTGAATGTTTCTCAAAGCCTTTGAGAAGAACTGGGAACCTAACCCACTGGTTGCTGTCCTAGGTGCCACGAGTGCCTTACCTTTGGCTGAGTTATCAAGATGACATACTAAGCGTTTGTTTATATTGAAAATCCTAAAATAAAGGCTATTAAAAAAGTTTGTTTCATGGACATGTGTGACATTTGTTTTGCAACCTTGCCTAAAACCTAATCCTAGGTGT
The window above is part of the Epinephelus moara isolate mb chromosome 5, YSFRI_EMoa_1.0, whole genome shotgun sequence genome. Proteins encoded here:
- the baiap2l2b gene encoding brain-specific angiogenesis inhibitor 1-associated protein 2-like protein 2 — protein: MSGATSDQLHRSTLSVYLNLMEHFNPGLQKLVALGNSYVKAFQALAVCSEAYFSAVAKMGDQALHTLSSRSLGDVLIQISETQRRLTAEMEGVFRWFQVEVLQAMEKNVKLDEEYIEGSRRVYELEVRNQAEALEKQLRRGAYRDSLENSEYMLYLRQSQQEIQKEEERRYRFLAEKHCGLTQSLLFLINKTGASLQQKADGWKEKVNETRGSRPRTPTHLDQDAQLRGSVSSLLQTVARDEDMSWARREQQALGRVPSRAPSPLPSRSRSSSVGESLGLGGGKAMRALVSHPSSSNPKLLPFNRGETVTVLVQEPRNGWLYGRTDSSLRQGWFPAAYVAPVEDFSNTLATSGGSVRSHSMNNLLDPTDTYTDQSESKNYGDVPPPATPNRRASVDFRPISPLPEKKLESALETKQSQTKSYNEHPPPPPPPPPPPLSSQNLRRGSVDFRPISPLPERKGESASDVQALSPHGPPENPLFPRGTNPFATVKLRPTTTNDRSAPQIH